From one bacterium genomic stretch:
- the rplU gene encoding 50S ribosomal protein L21 gives MYAIIRTGGKQFRAEPGKTIRIPALAAEVGQTVTFDEVLLAESDGQVRVGRPTLEGAAVEAEVVSHGKGEKIIVFKWKRRKNYRRKKGHRQKYTEVRINEIRLG, from the coding sequence ATGTACGCGATCATCCGCACCGGCGGTAAGCAGTTCCGGGCCGAGCCCGGAAAGACGATCCGGATCCCGGCGCTCGCCGCCGAGGTCGGTCAGACGGTCACGTTCGACGAGGTCCTGCTGGCGGAGTCCGACGGCCAGGTCCGCGTGGGGCGCCCGACCCTCGAGGGTGCCGCCGTCGAAGCCGAGGTCGTCTCGCACGGCAAGGGCGAGAAGATCATCGTCTTCAAGTGGAAGCGTCGGAAGAACTACCGCCGGAAGAAGGGCCACCGGCAGAAGTACACCGAGGTCCGGATCAACGAGATCCGGCTCGGGTGA
- a CDS encoding 50S ribosomal protein L27 — MAHKKGVGSSRNGRDSHSKRLGVKRFGGQFVLAGNILVRQRGTKFHPGQNVGRGKDDTLFALIDGVVRFERRGRTRQYVSVYPVSA; from the coding sequence ATGGCGCACAAGAAAGGAGTCGGCTCCAGCCGGAACGGCCGCGACTCGCACTCGAAGCGGCTCGGCGTGAAGCGTTTCGGCGGGCAGTTCGTCCTGGCCGGCAACATCCTGGTCCGGCAGCGGGGAACCAAGTTCCATCCGGGCCAGAACGTGGGCCGCGGGAAGGACGACACGCTGTTCGCGTTGATCGACGGCGTGGTCCGCTTCGAGCGGCGGGGCCGCACCCGGCAGTACGTCTCGGTCTATCCGGTCTCGGCCTGA